One window from the genome of Paraclostridium sordellii encodes:
- a CDS encoding gamma carbonic anhydrase family protein codes for MIKGYKGKEPKIDSSVFIAESACIIGDVKIGKNSNIWYNAVIRGDENSITIGENTNIQDGTVIHIEYNSKTEIGNNVTVGHKALIHGCKIGDNTLIGMGSIVLGGAEIGEHTLIGAGSLIPPNKKIPSGVLAMGSPAQVVRELTDEEKENLVNSALKYVETANNYK; via the coding sequence GTGATAAAAGGGTATAAAGGAAAAGAGCCCAAAATTGATTCAAGTGTTTTTATAGCAGAATCTGCATGTATTATAGGTGATGTGAAAATCGGGAAAAATTCTAATATATGGTATAATGCCGTAATAAGAGGAGACGAAAATTCAATAACTATAGGTGAGAATACCAATATACAAGATGGAACGGTTATACATATAGAATATAATTCAAAAACTGAAATTGGAAACAATGTAACAGTAGGTCATAAAGCACTTATACACGGCTGTAAGATAGGTGATAATACATTAATTGGTATGGGATCTATTGTATTAGGAGGAGCCGAAATAGGAGAGCATACTTTAATAGGTGCTGGAAGCTTAATTCCACCTAACAAAAAGATACCATCAGGGGTACTTGCTATGGGATCGCCTGCTCAAGTTGTAAGAGAACTTACAGATGAAGAAAAAGAAAATCTTGTTAACTCTGCATTAAAATATGTAGAAACAGCAAATAATTATAAGTAG
- the scfB gene encoding thioether cross-link-forming SCIFF peptide maturase, with amino-acid sequence MSMIHKFSMNGYNIVLDVNGGAVHVVDEVAYNLLDHYKEKSLDEIIDVLSDSYTESQVKEAYNEIKTLEDEGLLYTEDTYKHHPNFIDRKKVVKALCLHVAHDCNLKCEYCFAAQGDFGGAKELMSFEVGKKSIDYLIANSGNRKNLEIDFFGGEPLMNFEVVKQLVEYGRSVEKENNKNIRFTITTNGILLDDDKIKYINENMHNVVLSLDGRKEVNDRMRPTLNDKGSYDIIMPKFKKLVESRPKDKYYYIRGTFTRENLDFSKDVLHFADEGFELTSVEPVVDDESNPFALREEDMDTVFNEYEKLAIKYSDRLLNGENFKFFHFMIDLNQGPCVIKRITGCGAGNEYLAITPNGDIYPCHQFVGKDEYKLANINDEEIVIPRELTDTFKNAHVYSKEDCQNCWNKFYCSGGCHANAVNFNGDVMKPYQLGCEMQKKRTECSIMIQARLMLEGE; translated from the coding sequence ATGAGTATGATACATAAGTTTTCAATGAACGGATACAATATAGTTTTAGACGTAAATGGTGGAGCAGTTCATGTTGTAGATGAAGTAGCATATAACTTATTAGACCACTACAAAGAAAAGTCTTTAGATGAGATAATAGATGTTTTAAGTGATTCTTATACAGAAAGTCAAGTAAAGGAAGCTTATAATGAAATAAAAACTTTAGAAGATGAAGGATTATTATATACAGAAGATACATATAAACATCATCCTAACTTTATAGATAGAAAAAAAGTTGTAAAAGCTTTATGCTTACATGTTGCACATGATTGTAACTTAAAATGTGAGTATTGTTTTGCTGCGCAAGGTGACTTTGGTGGAGCTAAAGAATTAATGAGTTTTGAAGTAGGTAAAAAATCTATAGATTACCTAATAGCTAATTCAGGAAATAGAAAAAACTTAGAAATTGACTTCTTCGGTGGAGAGCCATTAATGAACTTTGAAGTTGTAAAGCAACTTGTTGAATACGGAAGAAGTGTAGAAAAGGAAAATAATAAAAATATAAGATTTACAATAACTACAAATGGTATATTATTAGATGATGATAAGATTAAATATATAAATGAGAATATGCATAATGTAGTTTTAAGTTTAGATGGTAGAAAAGAAGTTAACGATAGAATGAGACCTACATTAAATGATAAAGGTAGCTATGATATAATAATGCCTAAATTTAAAAAATTAGTTGAAAGTAGACCTAAGGACAAATACTACTATATTAGAGGAACTTTCACTAGAGAAAATCTAGACTTTTCAAAAGATGTACTTCATTTTGCAGATGAGGGATTTGAACTTACATCAGTAGAGCCAGTTGTAGATGATGAAAGCAATCCATTTGCATTAAGAGAAGAGGATATGGATACAGTATTTAATGAGTATGAAAAGTTAGCGATTAAATACTCTGATAGATTATTAAACGGAGAAAACTTTAAGTTTTTCCACTTTATGATAGATTTAAATCAAGGACCTTGTGTCATAAAAAGAATAACAGGATGTGGAGCAGGTAATGAGTACTTAGCTATAACTCCAAATGGAGATATATACCCATGTCATCAATTTGTTGGTAAAGATGAGTATAAACTTGCAAACATAAATGATGAAGAAATAGTAATACCAAGAGAATTAACAGATACATTTAAAAACGCACATGTTTACAGTAAGGAAGATTGTCAAAACTGTTGGAATAAGTTTTACTGCTCAGGTGGATGTCATGCAAATGCAGTAAACTTTAATGGTGATGTGATGAAACCATATCAATTAGGATGTGAAATGCAAAAGAAACGTACTGAATGTTCTATAATGATACAAGCTAGATTAATGTTAGAAGGAGAGTAG
- the scfA gene encoding six-cysteine ranthipeptide SCIFF, whose amino-acid sequence MEKKHIKTLSKATLKESAAKGGCGECQTSCQSACKTSCTVANQECER is encoded by the coding sequence ATGGAAAAGAAGCATATAAAAACTTTATCTAAAGCTACTTTAAAAGAAAGTGCGGCAAAAGGTGGATGTGGAGAATGTCAAACTTCTTGTCAATCTGCTTGTAAAACTTCTTGTACAGTTGCAAATCAAGAGTGCGAGAGATAA
- a CDS encoding TIGR04086 family membrane protein, whose amino-acid sequence MEKSSSICKGLGYAYIITLVCLLVYNLLLTFTSMSADSIAVATSTITTASSAFGGFYASMKIKEKGLLYGVLVGLLYIVCLMIVVFLAKDSFMFEVTMMYKILLVSIAGGIGGVLGVNFK is encoded by the coding sequence ATGGAAAAATCAAGCAGTATTTGTAAAGGATTAGGATATGCTTACATAATAACTTTAGTATGTTTATTAGTTTATAACTTATTACTCACATTTACAAGTATGTCAGCTGATAGTATAGCGGTAGCCACATCAACAATAACAACAGCATCTTCTGCTTTTGGTGGATTTTATGCATCTATGAAAATAAAAGAAAAAGGACTTTTATATGGAGTTTTAGTTGGTTTACTGTACATAGTTTGTTTAATGATTGTAGTGTTTTTAGCTAAAGATTCTTTTATGTTTGAAGTTACTATGATGTACAAAATATTATTGGTATCTATAGCAGGAGGAATAGGTGGGGTTTTAGGCGTAAACTTTAAATAA
- the yajC gene encoding preprotein translocase subunit YajC → MPQAVVGILMWVVFFAIFYFFLIRPQKKKDKQLKEMRENLNVGSKVVTIGGIVANVAKVEEDVVILEIGPSRTKVPFEKWAIASTETKEINEK, encoded by the coding sequence ATGCCTCAAGCTGTAGTAGGGATACTTATGTGGGTTGTATTTTTTGCAATATTTTATTTCTTCTTAATAAGACCACAAAAGAAAAAAGACAAACAATTAAAAGAGATGAGAGAAAATTTAAATGTTGGGTCTAAAGTTGTTACAATAGGTGGTATAGTAGCTAATGTAGCTAAAGTTGAAGAGGATGTTGTTATATTAGAAATTGGACCAAGTAGAACAAAAGTACCATTTGAAAAATGGGCTATAGCATCTACTGAAACTAAAGAAATAAACGAAAAATAA
- the tgt gene encoding tRNA guanosine(34) transglycosylase Tgt, producing MSAVRYELIKTCKQSGARLGRLHTPHGVIETPIFMPVGTQATVKSMTPEELKEIGSQIILSNTYHLYMRPGHDLVKEAGGLHKFMNWDKPILTDSGGFQVFSLGPLRKITEEGVHFRSHIDGSKHFISPEKAMEIQNALGSDIMMAFDECAPYPADREYVKNSLERTTRWLKRCKEAHKNTENQALFGIIQGGMYKDLREQSAKEILELDLPGYAVGGLSVGEPKELMYEVLDYTVPLMPENKPRYLMGVGSPDDLIEGAIRGIDMFDCVLPTRIARNGTAMTSEGKVVVRNAKYARDFGPLDPNCDCYCCKNYTRAYIRHLVKANEILAARLITTHNLHFLLNLMKQVREAIMEDRLLDFRKEFFQKYGYEL from the coding sequence ATGAGTGCAGTAAGATATGAACTTATAAAAACTTGCAAACAAAGTGGAGCAAGGCTAGGAAGATTACACACTCCTCATGGAGTAATAGAAACACCAATATTTATGCCAGTTGGAACACAAGCAACTGTAAAGTCAATGACACCAGAAGAATTAAAAGAGATAGGATCTCAAATTATATTAAGTAACACATATCATTTATATATGAGACCTGGACATGATTTAGTTAAAGAAGCAGGTGGACTTCATAAATTTATGAACTGGGATAAACCGATACTTACAGATAGTGGAGGATTCCAGGTATTTAGTTTAGGACCACTTAGAAAAATAACTGAAGAAGGTGTACACTTTAGATCTCATATAGATGGATCGAAACACTTTATAAGCCCTGAAAAAGCTATGGAAATTCAAAATGCTTTAGGATCAGATATAATGATGGCATTTGATGAATGCGCTCCATATCCAGCAGATAGAGAGTATGTTAAAAACTCTTTAGAGAGAACTACTAGATGGTTAAAAAGATGTAAAGAAGCTCATAAAAATACAGAAAACCAAGCTTTATTTGGAATAATTCAAGGTGGAATGTATAAAGATTTAAGAGAACAATCAGCAAAAGAAATATTAGAACTTGATTTACCTGGATATGCAGTAGGTGGACTAAGTGTGGGAGAGCCAAAAGAGTTAATGTATGAAGTGTTAGATTACACAGTACCTCTAATGCCAGAAAATAAACCAAGATATTTAATGGGTGTTGGTAGTCCTGATGATTTAATTGAAGGTGCTATAAGAGGAATTGATATGTTTGACTGTGTTTTACCTACTCGTATAGCTAGAAATGGTACAGCTATGACAAGTGAAGGAAAAGTTGTAGTTAGAAATGCAAAGTATGCAAGAGATTTTGGACCACTAGATCCTAATTGTGATTGCTATTGTTGTAAAAATTATACTAGAGCTTATATAAGACACTTAGTTAAGGCTAATGAAATATTAGCAGCTAGACTTATAACTACTCATAACTTACATTTCTTATTAAATTTAATGAAACAAGTAAGAGAAGCTATAATGGAAGATAGATTATTAGACTTTAGAAAAGAGTTTTTCCAAAAATATGGCTATGAATTATAA
- a CDS encoding phosphate-starvation-inducible PsiE family protein, which produces MKKLDEKSLSLKIAYIFESLLAMVVLLVVFLGTIDVLRVIWNSYIIEYQTPVLYAQFNDLLGQILLLVIGVELVVMLSLHIPGALIEVLLYAIARKLLLLPKSEGMLDLLLGIIAIAGLFAIRKYLVTNDNSSMNVTSIHYEECEENDCECHKRNLEKALNNENKE; this is translated from the coding sequence ATGAAAAAGTTAGATGAAAAAAGTTTATCTCTTAAAATTGCGTATATATTTGAATCTTTATTAGCGATGGTTGTACTATTAGTTGTATTTTTAGGTACAATAGATGTATTAAGAGTTATATGGAATTCATACATTATTGAATATCAAACACCTGTATTATATGCACAATTCAATGATTTATTGGGGCAAATTTTATTATTAGTTATAGGGGTAGAGTTAGTTGTAATGCTATCTTTACATATACCAGGGGCCTTAATTGAAGTATTATTATATGCTATAGCAAGAAAGCTGTTATTACTTCCAAAGAGTGAGGGTATGTTAGACTTACTTTTAGGAATAATAGCAATAGCTGGATTATTTGCAATAAGAAAATACTTAGTAACTAATGATAATAGTTCGATGAATGTAACGAGTATTCACTATGAAGAATGTGAAGAGAATGATTGTGAATGTCATAAAAGAAATTTAGAGAAAGCTCTAAATAATGAAAATAAAGAATAG
- the queA gene encoding tRNA preQ1(34) S-adenosylmethionine ribosyltransferase-isomerase QueA: MKTSDFYFDLPEELIAQTPLEDRSNSRLMVLDKETGDIEHKIFKNIIDYLNPGDCLVLNNTRVIPARLIGEKVDTGGKIEFLLLKRTDKDIWQALVKPGKRAKVGTKFSFGNGKLIGEVVGLAEEGSRLVKFYYEGIFEEVLDELGNMPLPPYITERLQERERYQTVYSKHNGSAAAPTAGLHFTEELLEKIKAKGVDIAFVTLHVGLGTFRPVKVDDVLDHEMHSEYYMVEKEAADKINKAKKNGNKVICVGTTSCRTVESASNENGEISEISGWTNIFIYPGYKFKVVDRLITNFHLPESTLIMLVSALSSKDAVLNAYCKAVEEKYRFFSFGDAMLIK, encoded by the coding sequence TTGAAGACGAGTGACTTTTACTTTGACTTACCAGAAGAATTAATAGCTCAGACTCCATTAGAAGATAGATCTAATTCTAGACTTATGGTTTTAGACAAAGAGACTGGGGATATAGAGCACAAGATTTTTAAAAATATTATAGATTATTTAAATCCGGGAGATTGCTTAGTTTTAAATAACACAAGAGTTATACCTGCAAGATTAATAGGAGAAAAAGTAGATACTGGTGGTAAAATAGAATTTCTTTTATTAAAAAGAACAGATAAAGATATTTGGCAAGCATTAGTTAAACCAGGAAAAAGAGCTAAAGTTGGAACTAAATTTTCATTTGGAAATGGAAAATTAATAGGAGAAGTAGTTGGACTGGCTGAAGAAGGATCTAGATTAGTTAAGTTTTACTATGAAGGTATATTTGAAGAAGTTTTAGATGAACTTGGTAATATGCCTCTACCTCCATATATAACAGAAAGATTACAAGAAAGAGAAAGATATCAAACTGTATATTCAAAACATAATGGATCGGCAGCAGCACCGACTGCAGGGCTTCATTTTACAGAAGAACTTTTAGAAAAAATTAAAGCAAAAGGTGTAGACATAGCCTTTGTAACATTACATGTAGGACTGGGAACTTTTAGACCTGTTAAAGTAGATGATGTGTTAGACCATGAGATGCATTCTGAATATTATATGGTTGAAAAAGAAGCTGCAGATAAAATAAATAAAGCTAAGAAAAATGGAAACAAAGTAATTTGTGTAGGAACTACAAGTTGTAGAACTGTAGAGTCTGCAAGCAATGAAAATGGCGAAATATCAGAGATAAGTGGTTGGACAAATATATTTATTTATCCAGGATATAAATTTAAAGTGGTAGACAGACTAATAACAAACTTCCATTTACCTGAATCTACTTTAATAATGCTAGTAAGTGCATTATCTTCAAAAGATGCTGTCTTAAATGCATATTGTAAGGCAGTAGAAGAAAAATATAGATTCTTTAGTTTTGGGGATGCTATGTTAATTAAATAG
- the ruvB gene encoding Holliday junction branch migration DNA helicase RuvB encodes MFDEENRIITSTMQNEDVDIENNLRPKSLDDYLGQKKAKELLKIFIEAAKARNEQLDHVLLYGPPGLGKTTLASIIASEMGVNLRITSGPAIERAGDLAAILTNLNENDVLFIDEVHRISRTVEEVLYSAMEDYCLDIIIGKGPSARSIRLDLPKFTLIGATTKAGMLTNPLRDRFGVICKLDYYTVEELAQIVIRSSSILGAEIQIGGATEIARRSRGTPRIANRLLKRVRDYAQVRADGNITDDVANDALELLGVDSLGLDYVDEKLLYTIIEKFKGGPVGLDTLAASIGEDRNTIEDVYEPYLLQLGFINRGPRGRIAMPLAYEHLNLPYPNQK; translated from the coding sequence ATGTTTGATGAAGAAAATAGAATAATAACATCTACAATGCAAAATGAAGATGTAGATATAGAAAATAATTTAAGACCTAAAAGTTTAGATGACTACTTAGGTCAAAAAAAAGCTAAAGAGCTTTTAAAAATATTTATAGAGGCAGCAAAAGCTAGAAATGAACAATTAGATCATGTTTTATTATATGGACCTCCAGGCCTTGGGAAAACAACATTAGCGTCTATTATAGCTAGTGAAATGGGAGTTAACCTTAGGATAACTTCTGGGCCAGCTATAGAAAGAGCTGGGGATTTAGCAGCTATACTTACCAATTTAAATGAAAATGACGTTTTATTTATAGACGAAGTCCATAGAATAAGTAGAACTGTAGAAGAAGTACTATACTCAGCTATGGAGGATTATTGCCTAGATATAATTATTGGTAAAGGACCTTCTGCTAGAAGTATAAGATTAGATCTTCCAAAATTTACATTAATAGGGGCCACAACAAAAGCTGGTATGTTAACAAATCCACTGAGAGATAGATTTGGAGTTATATGTAAATTAGATTATTATACAGTTGAAGAATTAGCACAGATAGTAATTAGATCGTCAAGTATTTTAGGAGCTGAGATTCAAATAGGAGGAGCAACAGAAATTGCTAGAAGATCTAGAGGAACTCCAAGAATTGCAAATAGGTTATTAAAAAGAGTTAGAGATTATGCTCAAGTTAGAGCGGATGGCAATATAACAGATGACGTTGCTAATGATGCACTTGAATTATTGGGAGTTGATAGTTTAGGTCTTGATTATGTAGATGAAAAACTATTATATACTATAATAGAAAAGTTTAAGGGAGGACCTGTTGGATTAGATACATTAGCGGCTTCTATAGGGGAAGATAGAAATACAATAGAAGATGTATATGAACCGTATTTATTACAGTTAGGGTTTATAAATAGAGGTCCAAGAGGAAGAATTGCTATGCCTTTAGCTTATGAACATTTAAATTTACCATATCCAAATCAAAAGTAA
- the ruvA gene encoding Holliday junction branch migration protein RuvA — protein MYSYIKGTIEEINLDSLVIEANNIGYKINVSSNTLMDVKLGKECKIYTKLIVREDDMSLCGFGTKEELNMFELLNSVSKIGPKVALGILSFATPKQIGAYIVSEDVAKMSKAPGVGKKTAERIILELKDKIDKNNIEFEPTLLNHTPVNISKDEAVDALVALGYSTQEAKEAVDSCKKSGMNTEDIIKKSLSYIMSKSLR, from the coding sequence ATGTATAGTTATATAAAAGGTACTATAGAAGAAATAAATTTGGATAGTTTAGTAATAGAAGCAAATAATATTGGCTACAAAATTAACGTATCTTCAAATACATTAATGGATGTTAAATTAGGAAAAGAATGTAAGATATATACAAAGTTAATAGTAAGAGAAGATGATATGAGTTTATGTGGATTTGGGACAAAAGAAGAGCTTAATATGTTTGAATTATTAAATTCAGTTTCTAAAATTGGGCCTAAAGTAGCACTTGGAATATTGTCGTTTGCAACACCAAAACAAATTGGAGCTTATATAGTTAGTGAAGATGTTGCTAAAATGTCAAAAGCACCAGGCGTAGGTAAGAAAACTGCAGAGAGAATAATCTTAGAATTAAAAGACAAGATAGATAAAAATAATATTGAATTTGAGCCAACTCTTCTTAATCATACTCCTGTTAATATATCTAAGGATGAAGCAGTCGATGCTCTTGTTGCCTTAGGATATTCAACGCAAGAAGCAAAAGAAGCTGTAGATAGTTGTAAAAAGAGCGGTATGAATACAGAAGATATAATTAAAAAATCATTAAGTTATATAATGAGCAAATCTCTTAGATAG
- the ruvC gene encoding crossover junction endodeoxyribonuclease RuvC: MIILGIDPGIAIVGYGIIEYKNNKFRVIDYGAVTTPAHMDTLKRLELVYKGIDMLIKNYNIDEVGIEELFFNKNVKTAITVAQARGVTMLACAHNGKPVYEYTPLQVKQGVVGYGRADKAQVQQMVKSFLNLKTVPKPDDVADALAIAICHCHSNKLEKTLKNIGGKYV, from the coding sequence ATGATAATTCTAGGAATTGATCCAGGTATAGCTATAGTTGGATACGGTATAATTGAATATAAGAATAATAAATTTAGAGTAATTGATTATGGAGCAGTAACTACACCTGCTCATATGGATACATTGAAAAGATTAGAACTTGTATACAAAGGAATTGATATGTTAATAAAAAATTATAATATAGATGAGGTTGGAATTGAGGAATTATTCTTTAATAAGAATGTTAAAACTGCAATTACAGTAGCACAAGCTAGAGGCGTAACTATGCTTGCATGTGCACATAATGGTAAGCCTGTTTATGAATATACACCTCTTCAGGTAAAACAAGGTGTAGTAGGATATGGAAGAGCTGATAAAGCTCAAGTGCAACAAATGGTTAAGTCATTTTTAAATTTAAAGACAGTACCAAAGCCAGATGATGTAGCAGATGCATTAGCGATTGCAATATGCCATTGTCACTCAAATAAATTAGAAAAAACACTAAAGAATATAGGGGGAAAGTATGTATAG
- a CDS encoding DUF1540 domain-containing protein gives MSKINCSVDNCSHNNKGICYANRIDIQGNKATSIEHTACASFLDNSVYSTLTNNTNDNGACSCLCCKVRTCNYNENNLCTLESIKVSPDNKKPNIYSETSCSSFEYK, from the coding sequence ATGTCAAAAATAAATTGCTCTGTTGATAACTGTTCTCATAATAATAAAGGAATTTGTTATGCAAACAGAATAGATATTCAAGGAAATAAAGCAACATCTATTGAACATACTGCTTGTGCCTCATTCCTTGATAATTCTGTTTATAGTACACTTACAAATAATACTAATGATAATGGGGCTTGTTCTTGCTTGTGTTGTAAAGTACGTACTTGCAATTATAATGAAAACAACCTATGTACTCTTGAATCTATAAAAGTTTCACCAGATAATAAAAAGCCTAATATATACTCAGAAACTAGCTGTTCTAGTTTTGAATACAAATAA
- a CDS encoding YebC/PmpR family DNA-binding transcriptional regulator yields MGRIGNIINRKGKQDAKRAKIFTKHARAIAVAAKEGGADPEYNATLKAAIDKAKADNMPNDNIDRAIAKGAGGGAGENFETIVYEGYGPGGVAVIVEALTDNKNRTAGNVRYYFDKNGGNLGTSGCVSFMFDKKGQILIEANDDVSEEELMDIALEAGAEDLIVEEDGFEVLTSPEDFQAVKEELEAKGYSFISAEVKLLPQTTTKLTEEEQLKFMNRLVDMLEDDDDVQNIAHNWEIEE; encoded by the coding sequence ATGGGACGTATAGGAAACATAATTAATAGAAAAGGTAAGCAAGATGCTAAAAGAGCTAAAATATTTACAAAGCATGCTAGAGCAATAGCTGTTGCAGCTAAAGAGGGTGGAGCAGATCCAGAATACAATGCAACTTTAAAAGCAGCTATAGATAAAGCTAAAGCAGACAATATGCCTAATGATAATATAGATAGAGCTATAGCTAAAGGTGCTGGTGGAGGTGCCGGTGAAAACTTTGAAACTATAGTTTATGAAGGATACGGACCAGGAGGAGTTGCTGTAATAGTAGAAGCTTTAACAGATAATAAAAACAGAACTGCAGGAAATGTTAGATATTACTTTGATAAAAACGGTGGTAACTTAGGTACTAGCGGATGTGTATCATTTATGTTTGATAAAAAAGGTCAAATATTAATAGAAGCAAATGATGATGTTTCAGAAGAAGAGTTAATGGATATAGCATTAGAAGCTGGAGCAGAAGATTTAATAGTTGAAGAAGATGGATTTGAAGTATTAACTTCACCAGAAGACTTCCAAGCTGTTAAAGAAGAATTAGAAGCTAAAGGATATTCATTTATATCTGCAGAAGTAAAATTACTTCCTCAAACAACTACTAAATTAACAGAAGAAGAGCAATTAAAGTTTATGAATAGATTAGTAGATATGTTAGAAGATGACGATGATGTTCAAAATATAGCTCATAACTGGGAAATAGAAGAATAA
- the nadE gene encoding NAD(+) synthase, which translates to MKEIHFKIDKTVEWLREKVKESHTNGLVVGVSGGIDSAVVAYLIKKAFPNDSMGVIMSIKSNPQDRVDALKVINGCNINYLDLDLTEEQTSIYKKVSNGLKEQNLYNSANDKMSDANLRARIRMSTVYTVANNMGYLVVGTDNAAEIHTGYFTKYGDGGVDLIPLANLTKREVYEWAKVLGVHEDIINKAPSAGLWEGQTDENEMGTTYDMIDSIVEGRINDVPKKDQDIIARLHRISEHKRHTAAAPPKF; encoded by the coding sequence ATGAAGGAGATACATTTTAAAATAGATAAAACTGTAGAATGGCTAAGAGAAAAAGTAAAAGAATCACATACAAATGGATTAGTTGTAGGTGTTTCTGGAGGAATTGATTCTGCGGTAGTTGCGTATCTAATAAAAAAAGCTTTTCCAAATGATTCGATGGGAGTTATCATGAGTATAAAGAGTAATCCACAAGATAGAGTGGATGCATTAAAAGTTATAAATGGATGCAATATAAATTACTTAGACTTAGATTTAACAGAAGAGCAGACTAGTATATATAAAAAAGTTAGCAATGGATTAAAAGAGCAAAATCTTTATAATTCAGCAAATGATAAAATGAGCGATGCTAATTTAAGAGCTAGAATTAGAATGAGTACAGTATATACTGTGGCAAATAATATGGGATACTTAGTGGTTGGAACAGATAATGCAGCTGAAATACATACAGGATATTTTACTAAGTATGGAGATGGTGGAGTAGATTTAATTCCACTAGCAAATTTAACTAAAAGAGAAGTTTATGAATGGGCTAAAGTATTAGGAGTTCATGAAGATATAATAAATAAAGCTCCATCAGCTGGACTATGGGAAGGACAAACTGATGAGAATGAAATGGGAACTACTTACGACATGATAGACTCTATTGTAGAGGGCAGAATCAATGATGTACCTAAAAAAGATCAAGATATTATAGCTAGGTTACATAGAATAAGCGAGCATAAAAGACATACTGCAGCAGCTCCTCCTAAGTTCTAA